The following coding sequences are from one Haploplasma axanthum window:
- a CDS encoding DUF4097 family beta strand repeat-containing protein — translation MKIFKAIILFGFIIGALLIVIGFVAGGSISGVKDVFVWDSRYVKQENYLIDNSVNEIEINSDSRNIKINKTDEKNSFIEYYLYENKETIGFELNNNKLSIKQKDSRFKFPWVSIGGATKKVSTIIVNLTNDDVKKLKLTTSSGSVELENIKADFLDIKINSGSLKIENGVLNNTNVSIDSGSTTITKLTTNSAKFDVDSGRVSIAEIFGEILDINIDSGSIRITDNNIKKNKFKIDSGSIRVTDKREKNKIGYKAKTSSGSIKVFGEKYNELSDRLELFEIIYEINISSGSITIS, via the coding sequence ATGAAGATATTTAAAGCAATCATACTATTTGGGTTTATTATTGGGGCCCTTTTAATTGTTATTGGATTTGTAGCAGGTGGAAGCATTAGTGGTGTTAAAGATGTTTTTGTTTGGGATTCCAGATACGTAAAACAAGAAAATTATTTAATTGATAATTCAGTGAATGAAATTGAAATCAATAGTGATTCAAGAAATATTAAGATTAATAAAACTGATGAAAAGAATAGTTTTATCGAATATTATTTATATGAAAATAAAGAAACAATTGGATTTGAATTAAATAACAATAAACTAAGTATTAAACAAAAAGATTCAAGATTTAAATTTCCTTGGGTTTCAATTGGTGGAGCTACTAAAAAAGTAAGCACAATTATTGTTAATTTGACTAATGATGATGTTAAGAAACTTAAATTAACTACAAGTTCAGGCTCTGTTGAACTAGAAAATATTAAAGCAGATTTCTTAGATATTAAAATTAATTCAGGAAGTCTAAAGATTGAAAATGGTGTATTAAATAATACAAATGTTTCAATTGATTCAGGAAGCACAACTATTACAAAGTTAACTACAAATAGTGCTAAATTTGATGTTGATTCGGGAAGAGTGAGTATAGCTGAAATCTTTGGTGAAATATTAGATATTAATATCGATAGTGGTTCAATAAGAATTACTGATAATAATATAAAAAAGAATAAATTTAAAATTGATAGTGGTAGTATTAGGGTAACAGATAAAAGAGAAAAAAATAAAATTGGATATAAAGCAAAGACGTCAAGCGGATCAATTAAAGTCTTTGGTGAAAAGTATAATGAACTATCTGATAGATTAGAATTATTTGAAATTATATATGAAATTAATATTAGTAGTGGAAGTATCACGATAAGTTAA
- a CDS encoding DUF1700 domain-containing protein, with product MKKIIKKIEHELRGLRSEEKEDIISYYVEMINDRLDNGEKLEDIEKTIEYSEIRKNYYPKTINERENKTVNDSLKTSGKLLLYLFASPLLIPIGLVYLVIIIVMYILILSSIIVMVAVPFGLVAYIIGLFRDKIEIGNLLISSGVYMVVMSILVVIFYNIMKWSVKVNNALIKVFSRKVLKRGEK from the coding sequence ATGAAAAAAATTATTAAAAAAATTGAGCATGAGCTCAGAGGTTTAAGAAGTGAAGAGAAAGAAGATATTATTTCATATTATGTTGAAATGATTAATGATAGACTTGATAATGGTGAAAAACTTGAAGATATAGAAAAAACGATTGAGTATAGTGAAATAAGAAAAAATTATTATCCGAAAACAATTAATGAAAGGGAAAATAAAACAGTAAATGATAGCTTGAAAACATCAGGAAAATTATTGTTATATTTGTTTGCTAGTCCTTTACTAATTCCAATTGGATTGGTTTATTTAGTAATAATAATTGTAATGTATATTTTAATATTATCAAGTATCATTGTTATGGTGGCTGTCCCATTTGGATTGGTAGCTTATATAATTGGACTGTTTAGAGATAAGATTGAAATAGGAAATTTATTGATTTCAAGTGGTGTTTATATGGTTGTAATGTCAATATTAGTTGTTATTTTCTATAATATTATGAAATGGTCAGTTAAAGTTAATAATGCACTAATAAAAGTTTTTAGTCGTAAAGTCTTAAAAAGAGGTGAAAAATAA